A single Acetivibrio cellulolyticus CD2 DNA region contains:
- a CDS encoding SMI1/KNR4 family protein, with product MKANLVDQIRLLRDQVPEAFGKPIEEVKIVEAEKTLGVTLPEEYKSFIKEFGSGAVGEAIIIGLSEAKFVETPSFVEESLRFREELPDEYKNIVVIGIDNSGNPVGFLPESPVVFVYDYDFGGRYDLAKDFNEYVEKSLNRTLDVGF from the coding sequence ATGAAAGCTAATTTAGTTGACCAGATAAGACTGTTGAGAGATCAAGTTCCAGAGGCTTTTGGAAAACCTATTGAGGAAGTAAAAATTGTAGAAGCTGAAAAAACTTTAGGAGTTACCTTACCTGAAGAGTACAAGAGCTTTATAAAAGAGTTCGGATCAGGTGCAGTTGGTGAAGCTATTATTATTGGCCTTAGTGAAGCTAAGTTTGTAGAAACGCCATCATTTGTAGAAGAGAGTTTAAGATTCAGGGAAGAACTACCGGATGAGTATAAAAATATTGTAGTAATAGGTATTGATAATTCAGGGAATCCAGTAGGTTTTTTACCTGAAAGTCCAGTTGTATTTGTGTATGATTATGATTTTGGCGGAAGATATGATTTGGCAAAAGATTTCAACGAATACGTAGAAAAATCATTAAATAGAACATTAGACGTTGGGTTCTGA
- a CDS encoding DUF4132 domain-containing protein has product MRKNMKYDYNTRGKLVDSFNALWGKKLTVLSSDIKVFAQDLEKYFQHSNDSKGKVEEALREFQRGGYDNPSQYMKKNHQELVDLYVPKEFHEDFYYIIDKFNQFPYSRGMERRTVRTKKYGVFANDVFRLLYDYKVFDFYGCSMEDFLLNKLPDEKLDYKNNPLYTFNAFHIDDMIAARIDNKDEKAIGAIRDIILSDNNTAVVTVDIICGIVKSSDKDLHKLLGDFLLAARLQEGVRQAICENADCGTTEGFLTIFDVIVDNNLVRFAAVKRALATWTGLYDTQNMDRITDKILKNMKLALRDRQKAYEFTESNDSIEIIIGLWSIGFYDVEAAISVMEGYLENGTRNQLLTMSYYNRALAYKDFSDRSAIKVVEKYSDDYEMLAAFIPTYLDGVEDYAYKVVNRQNNIDKDNKTYLKVPVTYLYKDEDEAYRHYEILKNIYESMQKKKLEFSPCIFPWYSVCISQTQLIVRMCLTAYSLEDNSLIDYIVQQIPNIEVNGNYSSNRSLYVEILLNSPKTDIQRDMLVRFVADKESMTRNNAYEIIKNIPLEDRHYIMLEEYLKYKTSDMRQNVINLLVRQEGDKLISCATRLVQSGKEEMRMGGLTLISEAKNKESKKENNKSFVDLLINVASKIEDPSEKEQILIDEITGKGCGDKILNTEGYGLYNPHESFDIPDMKANKNKIDEYFNVPKKTIDDILNKLVKYLDDNSLLEYKTAYGDERLLGNGLSMTNYGDTLPLEDKYPFKELWKVFFEKEISHIKILNNIRLAICHNDEKIENQDTYSKYEKMIFGNSIPDYEIPNKKYSGQNRYDNFIDTILMIMLSIYDNNELRPVAKEIILYIIKEFPEDALWYKKVRDDRYYYISDPEDKAFVSSWKMKMIINAIRKCDNEEEFKEKFFLFYLLDNKFRFNDKNKHNESYYSSSVNSGFLSITDYIKAYTMKLIPIDIVYKAAFEDIGLSTSLEHLSMLFQDKLTSYAKNVFQEFIVNDELDKESQFYIAGVKVYNNIVNKVLDVELNRGDLPTVFTNSIGKIKRIYGLDRFVQILKALGKDKLDRKSYYGSCGTGKVECLSHLLQVCYPGDGDDAYKLAAKIKSSGINEHRLIETAMYAPQWIDIIEKYLGYEGLKSGCYYFMAHMNEQFDDRKKAVIAKFTPLSQEELNNGAFDVNWFDEAYKLLGEDLFNKLYDGAKYISDGSKHSRARKYADAALGKIEVQDLEKQINDKRNKDLLMSYGIVPITDKKDMLSRYEYIQNFLKESKQFGGQRRASEALAVDMALKNLATKSGFSDVTRLTLAMETELVKAYSKFFDGYEVEGVNIKLSISETGQTEIVLCKNGKELKSIPSALKKNEYVVKIMEVNKKLKEQYRRTVRMFEQAMEDREVYSFEELKNLCENPVAAAVVKALVFVTDSTFEDKIFGFVSNGGLADYEGKEKTIPAETMLRVAHPYDMYKAKCWTEYQKYIYSGVSEGRGIKQPFKQVFRELYVKLEEEKDKHSSKMFAGNQIQPNKTVSCLKGRRWIADYEEGLQKIYYNENIIARIYALADWFSPSEAEAPTLEWVEFSDRKTFKTIEIENVPDIIYSEVMRDVDLAVSVAHAGGVDPETSHSTVQMRKVIVEFNLPLFRIDNVSFEGNHAIVKGINGTYSIHLGSGVIHKLGGHQINVLPVHSQSRGKLFLPFIDDDPKTAEIMSKIVLFANDNKIKDPYILNQLVK; this is encoded by the coding sequence GTGAGGAAAAACATGAAATACGATTATAATACCAGAGGAAAGCTTGTTGATAGTTTTAACGCTTTGTGGGGTAAAAAGCTTACTGTACTCTCTAGTGATATTAAGGTTTTTGCGCAAGATTTAGAAAAGTATTTTCAGCACAGCAATGATAGTAAAGGTAAGGTTGAGGAAGCTTTAAGAGAATTTCAGAGAGGTGGATATGATAATCCCAGCCAGTACATGAAAAAGAATCACCAAGAACTTGTTGACCTGTATGTACCCAAAGAATTTCATGAAGATTTTTATTACATAATCGATAAGTTTAATCAGTTTCCCTATTCCAGAGGAATGGAAAGAAGAACAGTAAGGACTAAGAAATATGGGGTATTTGCTAATGATGTATTCAGACTTTTGTATGATTACAAGGTATTTGATTTCTATGGATGTTCAATGGAAGATTTTCTTCTGAATAAGCTTCCTGATGAGAAGTTGGATTATAAAAATAATCCCTTATATACATTTAATGCATTCCATATTGATGATATGATTGCAGCAAGAATAGATAATAAAGATGAAAAGGCTATAGGCGCAATTAGGGATATAATCTTGAGTGATAACAATACAGCAGTTGTAACTGTTGATATTATATGTGGAATTGTAAAAAGTTCTGATAAGGATTTGCATAAGCTTTTAGGTGATTTTTTGCTTGCAGCAAGGCTTCAGGAAGGTGTGAGGCAAGCTATATGTGAAAATGCGGACTGTGGAACTACTGAAGGGTTTCTGACCATATTTGACGTTATCGTTGATAATAATCTTGTTAGGTTTGCTGCTGTTAAGAGAGCACTTGCTACCTGGACAGGCTTATATGATACTCAGAATATGGATAGAATTACAGACAAGATTTTAAAGAATATGAAGCTTGCACTAAGAGACAGGCAAAAGGCTTATGAGTTTACCGAAAGCAATGATAGTATTGAGATTATAATTGGACTTTGGTCAATTGGATTTTATGATGTGGAAGCAGCAATTAGTGTTATGGAAGGCTATCTAGAGAATGGCACAAGAAATCAACTCCTTACTATGTCATATTACAATAGAGCTCTAGCGTATAAAGATTTTTCCGATAGATCTGCAATAAAGGTAGTAGAGAAGTATAGTGATGATTATGAAATGCTTGCAGCATTTATACCCACGTATCTTGACGGTGTTGAAGACTATGCTTATAAAGTAGTAAACAGGCAGAATAACATAGACAAGGACAATAAAACCTACTTAAAAGTTCCAGTTACGTATTTATATAAGGATGAAGATGAAGCCTACAGGCATTATGAAATCCTTAAGAACATATATGAGAGCATGCAAAAAAAGAAATTGGAGTTTTCACCTTGTATTTTTCCATGGTATAGCGTTTGTATTTCCCAAACACAACTGATTGTCAGGATGTGTTTAACTGCCTATTCACTTGAAGATAATTCTTTAATAGACTATATAGTCCAGCAAATACCCAATATAGAGGTTAATGGTAATTATTCTTCAAACAGGAGTTTATATGTTGAAATATTACTAAATTCACCAAAGACTGATATTCAAAGAGATATGCTTGTGAGATTTGTAGCAGATAAGGAATCTATGACTAGAAACAACGCTTATGAAATTATCAAGAATATCCCACTAGAGGACAGGCATTATATTATGCTGGAGGAGTATCTGAAATATAAGACAAGCGATATGAGGCAGAATGTTATTAATTTGTTGGTAAGACAAGAGGGTGATAAGCTGATTTCTTGTGCAACAAGGCTTGTTCAGTCCGGTAAGGAAGAAATGAGAATGGGAGGACTTACATTAATTAGTGAAGCAAAAAATAAAGAAAGTAAGAAAGAAAATAATAAAAGCTTTGTTGACCTGTTGATTAATGTCGCGTCAAAGATAGAGGACCCTTCTGAGAAGGAACAGATATTGATTGATGAAATTACAGGTAAAGGCTGTGGGGATAAGATATTAAATACTGAAGGATATGGTCTTTATAACCCACATGAGTCTTTTGATATTCCTGATATGAAAGCTAATAAAAATAAGATTGATGAATATTTTAATGTTCCTAAAAAGACCATTGATGACATTCTCAATAAACTTGTAAAATATTTAGATGATAACAGTTTGCTAGAGTATAAAACCGCTTACGGAGACGAACGTCTACTTGGAAATGGTTTAAGCATGACTAATTATGGTGATACACTTCCCTTGGAAGATAAATATCCATTTAAAGAATTGTGGAAAGTTTTTTTTGAGAAAGAAATATCCCATATTAAAATTTTGAATAATATTCGACTGGCCATATGCCATAATGATGAGAAAATAGAAAATCAGGATACTTATAGTAAATACGAAAAGATGATATTTGGAAATAGTATTCCGGATTATGAAATACCCAATAAAAAATATAGTGGGCAAAATAGATATGACAATTTCATTGATACAATATTAATGATTATGCTCAGTATTTATGATAATAATGAGCTTCGTCCGGTTGCAAAAGAGATAATCTTATATATAATTAAGGAATTTCCGGAAGACGCATTATGGTACAAAAAAGTCAGGGATGATAGATATTATTACATTTCTGATCCAGAAGATAAGGCATTTGTTTCATCATGGAAGATGAAGATGATAATAAATGCAATTAGAAAATGTGATAACGAGGAAGAGTTTAAGGAAAAGTTTTTCTTGTTCTATCTGCTGGATAATAAATTCAGGTTTAATGATAAAAACAAACACAATGAATCCTATTATTCAAGTTCTGTTAACAGTGGATTTCTGAGTATTACTGATTATATTAAAGCATATACTATGAAGCTAATTCCTATAGATATTGTATATAAGGCAGCTTTTGAAGATATAGGACTGAGCACTTCGTTGGAACATTTATCAATGTTATTTCAGGATAAGCTGACTTCCTATGCAAAGAATGTATTTCAGGAGTTTATAGTTAATGATGAATTAGACAAGGAGAGTCAGTTTTATATTGCAGGAGTTAAGGTTTATAACAATATAGTTAATAAGGTATTGGATGTTGAATTAAATAGAGGAGATTTGCCCACTGTATTTACAAACAGTATTGGTAAGATTAAGCGTATATATGGATTGGACAGGTTTGTTCAGATACTTAAGGCTCTCGGAAAAGATAAGCTTGACAGGAAATCTTATTATGGATCTTGTGGAACCGGGAAGGTAGAATGCCTGAGTCATCTGCTTCAGGTATGTTATCCCGGTGATGGCGATGATGCATATAAATTGGCAGCGAAGATCAAATCTTCAGGTATAAACGAACATAGATTAATTGAGACTGCTATGTATGCTCCCCAATGGATTGACATTATAGAAAAATATCTTGGATATGAAGGTTTAAAGAGTGGATGCTATTATTTTATGGCACACATGAATGAGCAATTTGATGATAGGAAAAAAGCTGTTATTGCTAAGTTTACCCCATTGTCCCAAGAGGAATTAAACAATGGTGCTTTTGATGTAAATTGGTTTGATGAAGCGTATAAGCTTTTAGGAGAGGATTTATTCAATAAGTTATATGATGGGGCAAAATATATATCCGATGGAAGTAAGCATTCAAGAGCAAGAAAATATGCTGATGCTGCATTAGGAAAAATAGAAGTACAGGATTTGGAAAAGCAGATAAATGACAAACGTAATAAGGATTTGCTTATGAGTTATGGAATTGTTCCAATTACTGATAAAAAAGATATGTTAAGTAGATATGAGTATATTCAGAATTTCTTAAAGGAGAGCAAACAGTTTGGAGGTCAGAGAAGAGCAAGTGAAGCATTAGCAGTAGATATGGCACTTAAGAATCTTGCAACAAAGTCAGGTTTTTCTGATGTTACAAGATTGACATTGGCAATGGAAACAGAACTTGTAAAGGCTTATAGTAAATTTTTTGATGGGTATGAAGTTGAAGGAGTAAATATAAAGCTTAGCATAAGTGAAACAGGTCAGACAGAAATTGTTTTATGCAAGAATGGAAAAGAACTTAAGTCAATTCCCAGTGCATTAAAGAAAAATGAATATGTTGTTAAGATAATGGAAGTGAATAAGAAGCTTAAAGAGCAGTATAGAAGGACAGTGAGGATGTTTGAGCAGGCAATGGAAGACAGGGAAGTATATAGCTTTGAAGAATTAAAGAATCTATGTGAGAATCCTGTGGCTGCTGCTGTTGTCAAAGCTTTGGTTTTTGTAACGGATAGTACTTTTGAAGATAAAATATTTGGATTTGTTAGCAATGGTGGTTTAGCTGATTATGAGGGTAAAGAAAAGACAATACCAGCAGAAACTATGCTTCGTGTTGCACATCCATATGATATGTATAAGGCAAAATGTTGGACTGAATATCAGAAATATATTTATTCAGGGGTTTCAGAAGGAAGAGGAATTAAGCAGCCTTTTAAGCAGGTATTCAGAGAGTTATATGTTAAGCTTGAAGAAGAAAAAGATAAACATTCTTCAAAAATGTTTGCCGGTAACCAGATTCAGCCTAACAAAACAGTTTCGTGTTTGAAAGGCAGGAGATGGATAGCCGATTATGAAGAGGGCCTTCAAAAGATATATTATAATGAAAATATAATTGCAAGAATATATGCACTTGCAGATTGGTTTTCCCCTAGTGAAGCAGAAGCTCCGACCCTTGAATGGGTAGAATTCTCCGATAGAAAAACTTTTAAAACTATTGAAATAGAAAATGTTCCAGACATTATATATTCAGAAGTTATGAGGGATGTTGATCTTGCAGTTAGTGTAGCACATGCCGGGGGTGTTGATCCGGAGACAAGTCATTCTACAGTCCAGATGAGAAAGGTAATAGTAGAATTTAATCTACCTTTGTTTAGAATCGACAATGTTTCTTTTGAAGGTAATCACGCCATTGTAAAAGGTATTAATGGTACTTACAGCATACATCTAGGAAGTGGAGTTATTCATAAACTTGGAGGCCATCAGATTAATGTACTTCCGGTACATTCACAGAGTAGGGGCAAGTTATTCCTGCCATTTATTGATGATGACCCTAAGACAGCAGAGATTATGTCCAAGATTGTACTCTTTGCAAATGATAATAAGATAAAGGATCCTTACATATTGAACCAATTGGTTAAATAG
- a CDS encoding DUF2087 domain-containing protein, whose translation MGPKIEISRFLDDSGKIKQLSQKKTFRVATLCYLAEKFEANRNYTEKEVNAICEEWHTFKDYFILRRELVDNGLLCRDAKGSCYWRPIPK comes from the coding sequence TTGGGACCCAAAATTGAAATAAGTAGATTTCTTGATGATTCCGGAAAAATCAAGCAGTTATCTCAAAAGAAAACCTTCAGAGTTGCAACGCTCTGCTATTTGGCAGAAAAATTTGAAGCAAACCGCAATTATACTGAAAAAGAGGTAAATGCTATCTGTGAAGAATGGCATACTTTCAAAGATTATTTTATACTCAGGCGAGAACTTGTTGATAATGGATTATTATGCCGTGATGCAAAAGGTTCTTGTTATTGGAGGCCTATACCAAAATAG
- a CDS encoding glycine--tRNA ligase: protein MKTVTLEEMAAYCNRYGFIFQGSDIYGGLANTWDYGPLGTRLKNNIKDAWRYYFIQIRDNSFELDSDILMNPTTWEASGHLESFTDPLLDCKECKTRHRADILINDFDESANADAMTEDEMVKFIKDKKVPCPKCGKSNLTDIRKFNLMFSTQCGSTQETSNTIYLRPENAQGEYVNFLNVLRTMRTKLPFSIGQIGKAFRNEITKGKFTFRTIEFEQMEYQTFCKQGDDEALYEYFKDYGIKFFEFIGLSKEHLQFRDHKKLAHYAKAACDIEYLFPFGWGEINGTHNRTDFDLQRHQEFSGKNMEYFDTETNEKYIPYVIESTYGLDRLVLAVLFESLLEEELENGETRQVLKIKPSLAPIKVNVLPLIKKRHAEKAQEIYNELKKYFMVSYDDAGNIGKRYRRGDAIGTPYSVTIDDTTLDNNTVTVRERNTMHQVTITVDKLKCYLLENIGISQYA from the coding sequence ATGAAAACTGTGACTTTAGAAGAAATGGCGGCATATTGCAACCGATATGGATTTATATTTCAAGGAAGCGATATATATGGTGGCTTAGCAAACACTTGGGATTACGGTCCGCTAGGTACGAGGTTAAAAAACAATATAAAAGATGCTTGGAGATATTATTTTATTCAAATAAGAGATAACAGTTTTGAATTGGATTCAGACATTCTGATGAATCCTACTACCTGGGAGGCTAGTGGACATCTGGAAAGTTTCACTGATCCCCTGTTGGATTGTAAAGAATGTAAGACAAGACATCGTGCGGATATACTGATTAATGATTTTGATGAATCAGCAAATGCTGATGCAATGACTGAAGATGAGATGGTAAAATTCATAAAAGATAAAAAAGTACCATGCCCTAAATGTGGAAAATCTAATTTAACAGATATAAGAAAGTTTAATCTAATGTTTTCAACGCAATGCGGTAGTACACAGGAAACATCAAACACTATTTACCTTAGACCGGAAAATGCTCAGGGTGAATATGTTAATTTTTTAAATGTATTGCGTACAATGAGAACAAAGCTGCCCTTTAGCATTGGCCAGATAGGTAAGGCATTTCGTAACGAAATTACAAAAGGAAAATTTACATTTAGAACGATTGAATTTGAACAGATGGAATATCAAACATTTTGCAAGCAGGGTGATGATGAAGCCTTGTATGAGTATTTCAAGGATTATGGAATTAAATTCTTTGAATTCATTGGACTGTCTAAGGAGCATTTACAATTTCGAGATCATAAAAAACTTGCTCATTATGCAAAAGCAGCATGTGATATAGAATATTTGTTTCCATTTGGCTGGGGAGAAATTAATGGAACGCACAATAGGACTGATTTTGATTTGCAAAGACACCAGGAGTTTTCCGGAAAGAATATGGAGTATTTTGATACAGAGACAAATGAGAAGTATATTCCCTATGTAATTGAGTCAACCTATGGCCTGGATCGACTTGTGCTGGCCGTTTTGTTTGAGTCTCTTCTAGAAGAAGAGTTAGAAAACGGAGAAACAAGGCAGGTTTTGAAGATTAAGCCTTCGCTTGCGCCTATAAAGGTAAATGTACTGCCTCTTATCAAAAAACGTCATGCTGAAAAAGCACAGGAAATTTATAATGAATTGAAAAAGTATTTTATGGTTTCTTATGATGATGCTGGAAATATCGGAAAACGTTATCGCAGGGGAGATGCCATTGGAACACCGTATTCGGTTACGATAGATGATACAACACTAGATAACAACACAGTGACTGTACGCGAACGGAATACCATGCATCAGGTAACCATAACAGTTGACAAATTAAAGTGCTATTTACTTGAAAATATAGGCATAAGCCAATATGCTTGA
- a CDS encoding helix-turn-helix domain-containing protein, producing MQNDKVGNIIRKTRLEQKMTQKQLADKLDISDKAISKWERGSGNPDISLILKLSDILGIDVRELLKAYEKP from the coding sequence ATGCAAAACGATAAAGTCGGTAACATTATCCGTAAAACACGTTTAGAACAAAAAATGACGCAAAAACAGCTTGCAGATAAATTAGATATCAGTGATAAAGCTATTTCAAAATGGGAACGTGGATCTGGCAATCCGGACATATCTTTAATTTTAAAGCTTTCAGATATTTTGGGCATTGATGTTCGGGAATTGTTAAAGGCTTATGAAAAACCATGA
- a CDS encoding GIY-YIG nuclease family protein produces MEKLSKKALKEQYKNRTVIGGVYCIKCNSNLWIRATKNMQGSKNRFAFSVLNNYCPETCMIESWNQFGASNFTFEILEELEKKETQTDREFSDDVNTLLEIWTEKLKS; encoded by the coding sequence ATGGAAAAACTCTCAAAAAAAGCGCTGAAAGAGCAGTATAAAAATAGAACAGTAATTGGTGGGGTGTACTGTATTAAGTGTAATAGTAATCTTTGGATTCGAGCAACAAAAAACATGCAAGGTTCGAAGAATCGTTTTGCATTCTCAGTGTTGAATAATTATTGTCCTGAAACGTGCATGATTGAATCATGGAATCAGTTTGGGGCATCTAATTTTACCTTTGAAATACTTGAGGAATTAGAAAAGAAGGAGACACAAACAGATCGTGAATTTTCAGATGACGTAAATACTTTGTTGGAAATATGGACTGAAAAGTTAAAAAGCTAA
- a CDS encoding helix-turn-helix domain-containing protein, translating to MLKRLNMEHYLLKILNDTTEYIECHLCDELTLDAISDNVNVSKFHLLRIWKGATGTGLMEYVRRRRIATSLSDLLSQLNTVDFIADKYGFGSERTFNRVFKEEFNTTPAKWRRNPVALNILDRFNADFMQHAGSGLVFLKSVTVLPAFSITGITYGLDFEDNMLNQTANKLGVEFFYQRRLSVLNPVEKDIYYGYMSVSSNDYSHTFYQPAIQVDASSIIPSGMNVKHIPTHKYGVFTYIGLHRPEEISSKNLKELVDFIHNSWMPTIEFRLTENFWFQYINYARCNKQYCECDLYFPIVCL from the coding sequence TTGCTGAAGAGGCTTAATATGGAACATTATCTTTTAAAAATCCTTAATGATACTACAGAATATATTGAATGCCATCTCTGTGACGAGTTGACTCTTGATGCCATATCGGATAACGTTAACGTATCTAAATTCCACTTGCTGCGCATTTGGAAAGGTGCTACAGGAACCGGTCTTATGGAATATGTCAGAAGACGTCGTATCGCGACTTCCCTGTCCGATCTTTTAAGTCAGCTAAATACAGTTGATTTTATAGCGGACAAATACGGTTTTGGCTCTGAACGAACCTTTAACAGAGTCTTTAAGGAGGAGTTTAATACCACTCCGGCAAAATGGCGCAGAAATCCTGTTGCCCTAAATATACTCGACCGCTTCAATGCAGACTTTATGCAGCATGCTGGCAGTGGGTTAGTTTTTTTGAAGTCTGTAACAGTGCTACCTGCTTTTTCGATTACAGGAATTACATATGGATTGGATTTCGAAGACAATATGCTAAACCAGACAGCCAACAAATTAGGCGTCGAGTTTTTCTACCAACGTCGATTGAGCGTACTGAATCCTGTTGAAAAAGATATATATTATGGATACATGTCAGTTTCAAGCAACGATTATTCGCATACTTTTTATCAACCGGCGATACAAGTGGATGCCTCGAGTATTATTCCATCCGGGATGAATGTAAAACATATACCTACTCATAAATATGGGGTTTTTACTTATATAGGGTTGCATCGTCCTGAAGAGATTTCATCTAAGAATCTTAAGGAGCTTGTAGACTTCATTCACAACAGTTGGATGCCAACGATAGAGTTTCGGTTAACGGAGAATTTTTGGTTTCAATATATCAATTATGCCCGATGTAACAAGCAATATTGCGAGTGCGATTTGTATTTTCCTATTGTGTGTTTATGA
- a CDS encoding dockerin type I domain-containing protein, with the protein MKNYFRKAKKCVSFLGVSLMLFSSATCVNSFAAVGDQQEIGSNLVYSEKGLIGDINGDGSFNSIDLANLRGYMLGLPMYSHIKDMLWQCDVDGDGFINSLDYGYMRKALLYNEKLPKEKLFAPPVVAKSKTSMPSVKATEGVIITDFATGYHHTLALKSDGTVVSWGYDSVGECQVPAGLKDVIDISAGYAHSLALKKDGTVVAWGDNKFNECSVPAGLSNVKAIAAGHNISAALKEDGTVVMWGEDDFNLQNIPSNLKDVKSISACMLTIVALKEDGTIVSWGEQFNLNELTGETEIEYGSSWVPAPEGLTNVTEIATGSIWAAALKDDGTVVCWGDQWFCNNYLKDLSGIKAISGGLNHLSAIKEDGSVITVGFNTNKQCAVPEGLPKVAAIFAGGDRTLAVTEDAQVIGWGDNSFWQNQLFPDLTNVKEVSLGGIAAALKKDGSVVAWGNNPGAPTEYLPDAFDSNIKKISSQYANLAAIKEDGSVLVWGSNSYGQCDIPEKAIKATDIAMGREFVLAIDEDGTVVAWGNNEFGQCDVPAGLNSVKAVAAGYDFSVALKSDGTVVAWGNVAGHEISVPEGLSNVVSISAGFNHILALKEDGTVVAFGTNMFGSCDVPEGLTDVVSVSAGSDNSIVLKSDGTIVAWGDDYGNQCTNLQGLKGVKTLSSNGTFTGVIMNNGTLYIYGSTNLTYRNIWAQTDTKPEN; encoded by the coding sequence ATGAAAAATTACTTTCGTAAAGCAAAAAAATGTGTCTCATTTTTAGGCGTATCTTTAATGCTCTTTAGCTCTGCTACTTGTGTCAATAGTTTCGCAGCTGTTGGTGATCAACAAGAGATTGGATCAAACCTGGTTTATAGTGAAAAAGGACTGATTGGAGATATTAATGGAGATGGTAGTTTTAACTCAATCGATTTGGCTAATTTAAGGGGATATATGCTCGGATTGCCAATGTATTCACATATAAAAGATATGCTTTGGCAATGTGATGTTGATGGAGACGGATTTATTAATTCATTAGATTATGGATATATGAGAAAAGCACTTTTATATAACGAAAAGCTCCCGAAAGAGAAGTTATTTGCACCTCCAGTAGTTGCCAAATCAAAAACATCTATGCCTTCGGTTAAAGCAACTGAGGGTGTCATCATAACGGACTTTGCCACTGGGTATCATCATACACTGGCTCTAAAAAGTGATGGCACTGTAGTTTCTTGGGGATATGATAGCGTAGGTGAGTGTCAAGTCCCCGCCGGACTAAAAGATGTAATAGATATTTCAGCAGGTTATGCACATTCGTTAGCACTTAAGAAAGATGGTACAGTTGTTGCATGGGGAGACAATAAATTTAACGAGTGCAGTGTGCCGGCAGGGTTATCTAATGTCAAAGCAATCGCAGCAGGACACAATATTTCTGCTGCATTAAAAGAAGATGGTACAGTTGTTATGTGGGGAGAAGACGATTTCAATTTGCAAAATATCCCCTCTAATTTGAAGGATGTTAAATCTATTTCTGCCTGCATGTTAACAATAGTAGCTTTAAAAGAAGACGGAACAATAGTATCATGGGGAGAACAGTTTAATCTTAATGAATTGACGGGTGAAACAGAAATTGAGTATGGCAGCAGTTGGGTTCCTGCACCTGAAGGATTGACAAATGTAACTGAAATTGCGACAGGTAGCATTTGGGCTGCTGCACTTAAGGATGACGGCACGGTTGTATGTTGGGGTGATCAATGGTTCTGCAACAACTATTTAAAAGACTTATCTGGTATAAAGGCTATTTCTGGAGGATTGAATCATTTGAGTGCAATTAAGGAAGATGGTTCAGTTATAACTGTTGGTTTTAATACTAATAAACAATGCGCTGTCCCTGAAGGGTTACCAAAAGTAGCTGCCATTTTTGCAGGAGGTGACCGTACTCTAGCTGTAACAGAAGATGCACAGGTAATCGGATGGGGAGACAATAGTTTTTGGCAGAATCAGCTTTTCCCTGACCTGACAAATGTGAAGGAAGTATCATTAGGCGGTATTGCTGCTGCTCTTAAGAAAGACGGAAGTGTAGTCGCGTGGGGTAACAACCCTGGTGCACCAACAGAATATCTACCTGATGCTTTTGATTCAAATATTAAAAAGATTTCTTCTCAATATGCTAATTTAGCAGCTATAAAAGAAGATGGTTCTGTATTAGTGTGGGGAAGCAACTCCTATGGTCAGTGCGATATTCCTGAAAAAGCCATAAAAGCTACGGACATTGCTATGGGAAGAGAATTTGTACTTGCTATAGATGAGGATGGGACTGTTGTAGCATGGGGTAACAATGAATTTGGTCAATGTGATGTACCTGCTGGATTAAATAGTGTAAAAGCAGTTGCTGCCGGATATGACTTTTCTGTAGCACTAAAATCAGACGGTACTGTTGTTGCCTGGGGAAATGTGGCAGGTCATGAAATATCTGTACCTGAAGGGTTGTCAAATGTAGTTTCAATATCTGCTGGTTTTAATCATATCTTAGCATTGAAAGAAGACGGCACTGTTGTTGCATTTGGCACTAATATGTTTGGATCATGCGATGTTCCAGAAGGATTGACAGATGTGGTATCAGTTTCAGCAGGGTCAGACAATTCTATTGTTTTAAAAAGCGATGGCACTATTGTTGCATGGGGAGATGACTATGGCAATCAATGCACCAATTTACAAGGCTTAAAGGGAGTTAAGACACTATCGTCAAATGGAACATTTACAGGAGTAATAATGAATAACGGTACACTATATATTTATGGATCTACTAATTTAACCTACAGAAATATATGGGCTCAAACAGATACTAAACCTGAAAATTAA